A region of Bradyrhizobium sp. SZCCHNS1050 DNA encodes the following proteins:
- a CDS encoding ABC transporter substrate-binding protein produces the protein MDVKRFMLLILALLALPSLSFADDAPKIKLGYAKCAHCTPMSLTPQFAEGVAIDAVSFNTGTDALTALVSKNIDVAQVTYLHYAIALDKGFDVVAISGQVNGGSAILLGNDLEVAPGDWSALKALIAKYKADGKPFRVAASRGNAQDIHMRGAFAKQGIDINKDVQFVNIPNPSDHLQALRRGEVELICTVEPFATQIMQAKAAKFFGFPYDQAAGKLTNLILTRSDVIASNPKALEGVVRAVVKVDAHIAADKPALIEVISKITGLDKAIATGAVENLDPDPKMYRASALAIAAMMRDLKYINSDVTAAVEKNLDYRFLEAATGKPKTELGY, from the coding sequence ATGGATGTGAAACGTTTCATGCTGCTCATTCTCGCCCTGCTCGCGCTGCCCTCGCTCAGCTTCGCCGACGACGCGCCCAAGATCAAACTCGGCTACGCCAAATGCGCGCATTGCACGCCGATGTCGCTGACGCCGCAGTTCGCCGAAGGCGTCGCGATCGATGCCGTCAGCTTCAACACCGGCACGGACGCGCTGACCGCGCTGGTCTCGAAGAACATCGACGTCGCGCAGGTGACCTATCTGCATTACGCCATCGCGCTCGACAAAGGCTTCGACGTGGTCGCGATCTCCGGCCAGGTCAATGGCGGCTCGGCGATCCTGCTCGGCAACGATCTCGAGGTCGCGCCGGGCGATTGGAGCGCGCTGAAGGCGCTCATCGCCAAATACAAGGCCGACGGAAAGCCGTTCCGCGTCGCCGCCTCGCGCGGCAATGCGCAGGACATCCACATGCGCGGCGCCTTCGCCAAGCAGGGCATCGACATCAACAAGGACGTGCAGTTCGTCAACATCCCCAATCCGTCCGACCATCTGCAGGCGCTGCGCCGCGGCGAGGTCGAGCTGATCTGCACCGTCGAGCCGTTCGCGACCCAGATCATGCAGGCCAAGGCGGCGAAGTTCTTCGGTTTCCCTTACGACCAGGCCGCCGGCAAGCTGACCAACCTGATCCTGACCCGCTCCGACGTCATCGCGTCGAACCCGAAGGCGCTGGAGGGCGTGGTGCGCGCGGTCGTCAAGGTCGATGCGCACATCGCCGCCGACAAGCCGGCGCTGATCGAGGTCATCTCCAAGATCACCGGCCTCGACAAGGCGATCGCGACCGGCGCGGTCGAGAATCTCGATCCCGACCCGAAGATGTACCGCGCCTCGGCGCTCGCCATCGCCGCGATGATGCGCGACCTGAAATACATCAACTCGGACGTCACGGCCGCCGTCGAGAAGAACCTCGACTACCGCTTCCTGGAAGCGGCCACGGGCAAGCCGAAGACCGAGCTCGGCTACTGA
- a CDS encoding ABC transporter permease, producing the protein MTALAQLRKLDRYIVPVLVLAGWEAFSRSGALPAALLPAPSTVVWAWADWLVGTDGNTQTYSGHWLADMLASLSRVAAGFAIATVLGVSLGVAIGWSRKIEIVIEPTLQMLRPIPPVSWIPLAIIWFGIANKPAIFLVFLGAFFPILLNTIHGVKTCDRNLIRAGAMVGGSERKLLRYIVVPAAMPSIFAGLRIGIGSAWMLTVTAEMVAVKSGLGYVLWDSYYFLRYDLVLAAMASIGLLGFCSDLAIRFVMARVLHWQRNTTLRGGE; encoded by the coding sequence ATGACGGCGCTCGCCCAGCTCAGGAAGCTCGATCGCTATATCGTGCCGGTGCTCGTGCTCGCCGGCTGGGAGGCGTTCTCGCGCTCCGGGGCGCTGCCGGCAGCGCTGCTGCCGGCGCCGTCGACGGTCGTGTGGGCGTGGGCGGACTGGCTGGTCGGCACCGACGGCAACACCCAGACCTACAGCGGCCATTGGCTCGCCGACATGCTGGCGAGCCTGTCGCGCGTTGCCGCCGGTTTTGCGATTGCCACCGTGCTCGGCGTCTCGCTCGGAGTCGCCATCGGGTGGTCGCGCAAGATAGAGATCGTGATCGAGCCGACGCTTCAGATGCTGCGGCCGATCCCGCCGGTGTCGTGGATCCCGCTCGCCATCATCTGGTTCGGCATCGCCAACAAGCCGGCGATCTTCCTGGTGTTCCTCGGCGCGTTCTTTCCGATCCTGCTCAACACCATCCACGGCGTGAAGACCTGCGACCGCAATCTGATCCGCGCCGGCGCCATGGTCGGCGGCAGCGAGCGCAAGCTGCTGCGCTACATCGTCGTGCCCGCGGCGATGCCGAGCATCTTTGCAGGGCTTCGCATCGGCATCGGCTCGGCGTGGATGCTGACGGTGACGGCCGAAATGGTCGCGGTGAAGAGCGGGCTCGGCTACGTGCTGTGGGATTCCTACTACTTCCTGCGCTACGATCTGGTGCTGGCGGCGATGGCGAGTATCGGCCTGCTCGGCTTCTGCAGCGATCTCGCCATCCGCTTCGTGATGGCGCGCGTGCTGCACTGGCAGCGCAACACCACGCTTCGTGGCGGAGAATGA
- a CDS encoding ABC transporter ATP-binding protein, producing the protein MATIEISGVSKIFTDKKRNADVTALADINLSIARNELVCLLGPSGCGKSTLLNMIAGFEKPSAGNITVDGRPVTAPGADRGVVFQHANLMPWLPVWENVAFHLLLGGGQKAERRAKAQIYIDMVGLTGFENHYPSELSGGMNQRVGIARALLMNPQVILMDEPFGALDEQTRMDMQTELVRIWQQHQGTIVFVTHGIDEALTLGTHVAVMSARPGRIVEIIPIDLSRPRDITSPQFNELKRHILALLRGERAEQGASA; encoded by the coding sequence ATGGCCACGATCGAGATCTCCGGCGTCTCCAAGATCTTCACCGACAAGAAGCGCAACGCCGACGTCACCGCGCTCGCCGACATCAATCTGTCCATTGCCCGCAACGAGCTCGTCTGCCTGCTCGGTCCCTCCGGCTGCGGCAAGTCGACATTGCTCAACATGATTGCCGGCTTCGAGAAGCCGAGCGCCGGCAACATCACCGTCGACGGCCGGCCGGTGACCGCGCCCGGCGCCGATCGCGGCGTCGTGTTCCAGCATGCCAATCTGATGCCGTGGCTGCCGGTGTGGGAGAACGTCGCCTTCCATCTCCTGCTCGGCGGCGGCCAGAAGGCCGAGCGCCGGGCGAAGGCGCAGATCTATATCGACATGGTCGGGCTGACCGGCTTCGAGAACCACTATCCGTCGGAGCTGTCGGGCGGCATGAACCAGCGCGTCGGCATCGCCCGGGCGCTGCTGATGAATCCGCAGGTGATCCTGATGGACGAGCCGTTCGGCGCGCTCGACGAGCAGACCCGCATGGACATGCAGACCGAGCTGGTGCGGATCTGGCAGCAGCACCAGGGCACGATCGTGTTCGTCACCCATGGCATCGACGAGGCGCTGACCTTGGGCACGCATGTTGCGGTGATGAGCGCACGGCCGGGGCGCATCGTCGAGATCATCCCGATCGATCTGTCGCGGCCGCGTGATATCACGTCACCGCAGTTCAATGAGTTGAAGCGGCATATCCTGGCGTTGTTGCGTGGCGAGCGGGCGGAGCAGGGGGCGAGTGCATGA
- a CDS encoding aspartate/glutamate racemase family protein: protein MTKRTLLGMLTPSSNTALEPITSAMVASLPNVSAHFSRFKVTEIALSSDALAQFDISNILRAAELLAHAKVDVIGWNGTSSGWLGFEADIKLCEQITAATGIPATTSMLALNEILAAAKVTSLGLVTPYRDDVQARIIANYDKLGIACRGDRHLNLQDNFSFAEVTPSEIETMIREVAREKPDAIAVVCTNMRAAPLVARLELETGIPILDTIATVVWKSLKLAGVDVSGVSGWGSLFQKFA, encoded by the coding sequence ATGACCAAACGCACGCTGCTCGGTATGCTCACGCCGTCGTCCAACACCGCGCTGGAGCCGATCACCTCGGCGATGGTCGCGAGCCTGCCCAACGTCTCCGCGCATTTCTCGCGCTTCAAGGTCACCGAGATCGCGCTCTCGTCCGACGCGCTCGCGCAGTTCGACATTTCCAACATCCTGCGCGCCGCCGAGCTGCTGGCGCATGCCAAGGTCGACGTCATCGGCTGGAACGGCACCTCGTCCGGCTGGCTCGGCTTCGAGGCCGACATCAAGCTGTGCGAGCAGATCACGGCCGCGACCGGCATCCCTGCGACCACCTCGATGCTGGCGCTGAACGAGATCCTGGCGGCGGCGAAGGTCACCTCGCTTGGCCTCGTCACGCCCTACCGCGACGACGTCCAGGCGCGCATCATCGCCAACTACGACAAGCTCGGCATCGCCTGCCGCGGCGACCGGCACCTCAACCTGCAGGACAATTTCTCCTTCGCGGAGGTGACGCCGTCCGAGATCGAGACCATGATCCGCGAGGTCGCGCGCGAGAAGCCGGATGCGATCGCGGTGGTCTGCACCAACATGCGCGCCGCGCCGCTGGTCGCGCGGCTCGAGCTGGAGACCGGCATTCCGATTCTCGATACCATCGCCACCGTGGTATGGAAATCGCTGAAACTGGCGGGCGTCGATGTCAGCGGCGTCAGCGGGTGGGGATCGCTGTTTCAGAAATTCGCTTGA